A single window of Haliotis asinina isolate JCU_RB_2024 chromosome 5, JCU_Hal_asi_v2, whole genome shotgun sequence DNA harbors:
- the LOC137283291 gene encoding neuronal acetylcholine receptor subunit alpha-7-like, with translation MLPKERILRNISIRIFMQRARQRLYVVWLFTETKMHHFKVVTCGLCLLLLLKASRGQDDHHVFQLHNDLIRNNNPKVRPVKNSSDTITVSLELHLVSMSNFDEVTQTVTANGFFIVSWKDEFLTWNASEYGGVREITPDYGKVWRPYITVRNVVDRVQPLGLDFGVMTVTAEGNVTWAPGDTFKTFCQMDVTNFPLDEQECEYITFEWGSNLKEVDIKPTSDSIGLSLFNSNSQWDITNTSSSRTVFQNSDRYFAFVTYHMTLKRKPSLAILTILLPVLVLGLVNVVVFLIPVESGEKVSFAITVLLSFTVSLSFVTGLLPQNGDSLPMFTIFLVGLFIMSSIYVFLTIWVVRVFHLDAAIRPVPSWMGRMTRSWERCFFGTPAVGSTEILSLDKKSNGSWTPPPMTWKRVSRMMSRIFFYLFFTLFISATACVFLKISCF, from the coding sequence AAGGTTGTCACATGTGGACTGTGTCTACTGTTGTTACTGAAGGCAAGCAGAGGTCAGGATGACCACCATGTATTTCAACTACACAATGACCTCATCAGAAATAACAACCCAAAGGTGAGACCCGTCAAGAACAGCAGTGACACAATCACGGTCTCTTTAGAACTTCATCTTGTGAGCATGTCCAACTTTGATGAAGTTACTCAGACAGTGACAGCCAATGGATTTTTCATAGTTTCTTGGAAAGATGAATTTCTAACTTGGAACGCCAGCGAGTATGGAGGAGTCCGTGAAATAACTCCTGACTATGGGAAGGTTTGGAGACCATACATCACTGTTCGCAACGTGGTGGATCGGGTTCAGCCTCTGGGTCTCGACTTTGGGGTCATGACAGTGACAGCcgaaggaaatgtgacatggGCACCTGGCGATACCTTCAAGACTTTCTGCCAAATGGATGTTACCAATTTTCCTTTGGATGAGCAGGAATGTGAATATATAACGTTTGAGTGGGGAAGTAATCTGAAAGAAGTTGATATAAAACCCACTAGTGACTCTATTGGGTTAAGTTTGTTCAACTCTAACAGCCAGTGGGATATCACCAACACATCTTCTTCAAGAACTGTCTTTCAAAACAGTGACAGGTACTTTGCCTTTGTAACTTACCATATGACCTTAAAGAGAAAGCCATCTTTGGCCATACTGACAATTCTCCTGCCTGTCCTGGTACTGGGATTAGTAAATGTGGTCGTGTTCCTCATTCCTGTGGAGTCTGGCGAGAAGGTGTCTTTTGCCATCACGGTGTTGCTGTCTTTCACTGTATCTCTGTCCTTCGTCACTGGACTGCTGCCACAGAACGGTGACTCATTACCTATGTTTACAATCTTTCTTGTTGGCCTGTTTATTATGAGCTCTATCTACGTGTTCCTGACAATCTGGGTCGTTCGCGTGTTCCATCTAGATGCAGCCATTAGACCTGTTCCGTCGTGGATGGGACGTATGACAAGGTCCTGGGAGAGATGTTTCTTTGGCACTCCTGCTGTCGGAAGTACGGAGATCCTGTCACTGGACAAGAAATCGAATGGATCATGGACTCCACCACCGATGACCTGGAAACGAGTGAGCAGAATGATGAGCAGGATTTTCTTCTATTTGTTCTTCACTCTGTTTATCTCTGCAACAGCGTGTGTTTTTCTGAAGATATCGTGTTTCTGA